Proteins encoded by one window of Anopheles maculipalpis chromosome 2RL, idAnoMacuDA_375_x, whole genome shotgun sequence:
- the LOC126567120 gene encoding protein kinase C-binding protein 1, producing MSSRSGKKKLVAAAALPLSVSIAANSATSQTPTAGIKLVIGKNRIVSVPSTKSQPIVVQRQSQVVDGRNAASLSQPQTNAGSLRFTGSNNAGDNATLSYKTVTGTHKICLNKNIPVTSSADSHGTSGEMRVKVTGEDVNRNGQSILGGGGQLKQVQLVNSVLGRRMSINRRFSPAPTTQEPDSNKGQKTVTLYNTTVRPADGHSLLKHQITSNDAIKSPQPASTVSTAAATLSTVPVVASASNLVPVSSSNPQSRPASIVVAVSSTSNAQFNQGQGTVSSSVNPVNGKDESTATSARKSAPIESVKNVAEKVAVTVTATQTNLISGAGRVESAATMATAEEGNDVQQQPTTAPVTTIAKVFVDEPTTLDAVVLGDEIASKPSREMKSLQVMQAKSKVLSEYITDTSSKGKLRKRCSDSIVDAAVVGTVRAGVTPPRAKLLTPPRKRKRRGSADDTPDNSKELATDDSHKLEDVVNKQPATRVRKIRSTKSEYKLLKRDRNVDSFRGGAKFFLSSLNLQHETNDQSFPGEPPKPGWDRFCWRCKMCDPDLGCSSCIRSYHKYCVRYITEDPNWSCTECKMITNRTIDIESFVECLGYSVKILSSHADWRHFFHPINKSLMPHYDKYITRHMDLVVLNEKYEQNAYKSPEAFMDDVGWIVHNMSIYPDNLNILKKARLLHKRAKQEMDEMDPCYECYKNDNTLAEDRFREPCSKPHLLVWAKMKGYPYWPGKLMAINANNQAFVRYFGTHDRSWISVKECYLFSQRDLNPHKQNLKIRLALYAISVEEVTHHIAQLREQFTTFNYGSFKEAVDPSRFEEHQRTMFPGAFLKNVKVTIKRSEGEMVAVASAVSDETESQIALAKTKTSEEEMETTQGQTPVTVAPATKALTASPPKRMTRRMSRFMKATEELTSSQTNAESTQDLVAPSNASLRTKSNNDKSAENKQTSDVTAESDKEATHAVDTDCNPKNLSLLLRRGSQSWETEPLSKRGKHLAVKSTVVSAVPKAITMTLKAVSKAKETQETLVDPDAEKVNVSPNVQTEKSVSLIVDPTGAKSSTTDSEVEDTQKKKVVETIAENFILAPNALMENPVLASVALTKTKVTVSTANETVQTVVTGAIEPVAGKITCVSSNSMLENNPPSVTVNKMAVADAGTHNVPLHSPKHASNEEQISHTHAHTTVVNSSVVTVMATKLSVNPLLSKTVVNTSSFCTTTATSFSETASKAANTTSTINTTPTSSNGISIKQEIVPDDEVNVVECPKDVPAVQRGEPVRNGNSTSSVSSDVTKRQDIVPPVSTVNVLKPVQQTPPAVLPISSTTIAMVTSNQRARKSFPGGASNATKHASAKQATSLVHNVTLPASIAVPLASPLLQQTATVSIPKELVTTSPEVSLIPCTDNRKSVSNEISNDTDDVLIIEEEISPVSVPSKAKKIGGLPPPLLPRPPETSLSLPSDDDSMMELNRTMQLFDDSSNRVLDHIRTVMEDLLKDMSGNGSSLAELAALKLNHERQQELWLREKEKQQNAFDSRLAELRNSLEQEKLRALNEQRQQLLRDKQRAVQSAKMKQWCKKCLSEAHYYCCWNTSYCSIECQKKHWTEHHNDCTQDHAKSSRSVHCSSPDTNSVVSSDGNSSSNATKAPIRNRSCLQVSTVPSVGGGDTNNLLSKRSPSNRVFPSDITSTSTPLPNPSVRFIPGTLAGSVSYKTPVIQSVHGRDGMIINIPSHSPQNGSNVTLGVTTNVTTSTPQQLMQKRAAARDKSNQLTQQKADSRKKGYSPRNTYDITSTPYQSTNNLLTSSPSTSIPSAASTYATVMHADAVTVSGVSPSVWNQMAILQSSGSRQLHSGSSFVTAGGASVAVALDGTEKGYLPVELGFRQTHPTVTSLAQHKKMVQQQPSSPYMRHQQ from the exons ATGTCGTCCAgaagtggaaaaaagaaattagtTGCAGCAGCCGCATTACCTCTGTCCGTCTCAATTGCTGCTAATTCTGCAACATCACAGACACCTACCGCTGGTATCAAGCTGGTGATAGGTAAGAATAGAATTGTAAGCGTTCCTTCGACAAAATCTCAACCGATAGTGGTGCAAAGGCAGTCGCAAGTCGTTGATGGTCGAAATGCAGCATCATTAAGCCAACCGCAAACCAATGCAGGCAGTTTAAGGTTTACAGGTTCTAATAATGCCGGCGACAATGCTACACTTTCGTATAAAACAGTAACCGGAACTCACAAGATAtgtttgaacaaaaatattccgGTAACCTCCAGCGCAGATAGTCACGGCACAAGTGGCGAGATGCGTGTAAAAGTTACGGGCGAAGATGTGAACCGTAACGGTCAATCTATACTGGGCGGTGGTGGACAGTTGAAGCAAGTACAGCTGGTCAACAGTGTGCTGGGGAGACGAATGTCAATAAATCGGCGGTTTTCACCTGCTCCTACAACACAGGAACCTGATAGTAATAAAGGACAGAAAACTGTTACATTGTACAACACGACCGTCAGACCGGCAGACGGGCATAGCTTGTTGAAACATCAAATAACATCAAACGATGCGATCAAATCACCACAACCTGCATCGACGGTTtcaacggcagcagcaacttTATCCACCGTGCCCGTAGTGGCTAGTGCTAGCAATCTTGTGCCAGTCAGTAGTAGCAATCCACAGTCTCGGCCAGCAAGTATTGTTGTAGCTGTGTCTTCCACTTCTAATGCACAGTTTAACCAAGGCCAAGGCACTGTGTCTTCTAGCGTTAATCCGGTAAACGGAAAAGATGAAAGTACAGCGACGTCTGCCCGAAAGTCAGCACCGATCGAGTCAGTGAAAAATGTGGCTGAAAAAGTAGCCGTTACAGTTACAGCTACACAAACGAATCTAATAAGCGGCGCTGGTAGAGTTGAATCAGCTGCTACCATGGCAACAGCCGAAGAAGGGAATGATGTACAACAGCAGCCCACGACAGCACCAGTCACGACCATTGCTAAAGTGTTTGTTGATGAGCCAACAACCCTCGACGCAGTAGTGTTGGGTGACGAAATCGCTTCGAAACCATCGCGCGAGATGAAATCGCTGCAAGTAATGCAGGCAAAGTCGAAAGTTCTGTCCGAGTACATTACGGATACCAGCAGCAAAGGTAAATTGCGCAAACGTTGTTCAGATAGCATTGTGGATGCAGCAGTCGTGGGGACCGTACGTGCGGGCGTAACACCACCACGAGCAAAGTTGTTGACGCCACCACGGAAACGGAAACGAAGGGGATCAGCGGATGATACTCCCGATAACAGCAAAGAATTGGCAACCGACGATAGTCACAAGTTGGAAGAtgtagtaaacaaacagcCGGCAACAAGAGTCCGTAAAATACGCTCCACAAAATCAGAATATAAGCTGCTAAAGCGGGATCGAAATGTGGACAGCTTCAGAGGCGGAGCAAAATTTTTCTTAAGCAGCTTGAATCTGCAACACGAAACCAATGATCAATCGTTTCCTGGAGAACCACCTAAG CCTGGATGGGACCGTTTTTGTTGGCGTTGTAAAATGTGTGATCCGGACTTGGGATGTAGTAGTTGTATACGAAGTTATCACAAATATTGCGTTCGTTACATAACGGAAGATCCGAATTGGAGCTGCACGGAATGTAAAATGATAACCAATAGAACTATCGACATCGAATCGTTTGTCGAATGTCTTGGATATTCAGTAAAGATACTATCATCGCATGCTGATTGG AGACATTTTTTTCATCCTATCAACAAATCGCTTATGCCACATTACGACAAGTACATAACCCGACATATGGATCTAGTTGTACTGAATGAAAAATACGAGCAGAACGCATACAAGTCTCCGGAAGCGTTTATGGACGACGTAGGTTGGATAGTACACAATATGTCTATCTATCCTG ATAACTTGAACATACTGAAAAAGGCACGGCTTTTGCATAAGCGAGCTAAACAAGAAATGGATGAAATGGATCCATGTTACGAATGCTACAAGAATGACAACACACTAGCAGAAGATAGGTTCCGGGAGCCGTGTTCGAAGCCGCATCTATTAGTGTGGGCTAAGATGAAGGGGTATCCCTACTGGCCCGGCAAACTTATGGCGATTAATGCCAACAATCAGGCATTTGTACGATATTTCGGTACACACGACCGTTCCTGGATATCGGTTAAAGAATGCTACCTGTTTTCCCAGCGCGATCTTAACCCTCACAAACAAAACCTGAAGATCAGGTTGGCATTGTATGCCATTAGCGTGGAAGAAGTTACACATCATATTGCCCAGTTGCGCGAACAATTCACCACGTTCAACTATGGTTCGTTCAAGGAGGCTGTAGATCCATCACGGTTTGAAGAGCACCAACGTACTATGTTTCCGGGCGCGTTTCTCAAGAATGTGAAAGTTACGATAAAAAGAAGTGAAGGGGAAATGGTTGCCGTTGCTTCTGCTGTCAGTGATGAAACTGAATCACAAATAGCACTGGCTAAAACTAAAACCAGTGAAGAAGAAATGGAAACAACTCAGGGTCAGACTCCCGTCACTGTAGCACCTGCAACTAAGGCACTAACTGCAAGTCCTCCAAAGCGCATGACACGTCGTATGTCACGTTTTATGAAAGCGACAGAAGAACTAACCAGTTCGCAGACGAATGCGGAAAGCACGCAGGACTTGGTGGCACCGTCCAATGCATCTCTTCGGACAAAGTCGAATAACGATAAATCGGCTGAAAATAAGCAAACGTCTGATGTGACGGCTGAAAGTGACAAGGAGGCCACACATGCTGTTGATACGGACTGTAATCCTAAAAATTTATCCCTATTACTTCGACGCGGTTCACAGTCATGGGAAACAGAGCCTCTTTCCAAGCGTGGAAAGCATTTAGCCGTGAAAAGCACAGTAGTGAGCGCAGTTCCAAAAGCAATAACAATGACATTAAAAGCAGTTTCAAAGGCAAAAGAGACGCAAGAGACTTTAGTCGATCCTGATGCTGAGAAAGTAAATGTGTCACCAAATGTGCAGACCGAAAAATCTGTTTCACTGATCGTAGATCCTACTGGAGCGAAATCATCAACAACGGATTCGGAAGTAGAGGAtacgcaaaaaaagaaggttgtAGAGACAATCGCAGAAAATTTTATTCTAGCGCCAAATGCTCTGATGGAAAACCCTGTTTTAGCGAGCGTAGCTCTTACAAAAACGAAAGTGACGGTTTCAACGGCTAATGAGACGGTACAAACAGTAGTCACGGGTGCAATCGAGCCGGTTGCTGGAAAGATCACATGTGTTTCATCAAACTCTATGCTTGAAAACAATCCACCTTCCGTAACGGTAAATAAAATGGCAGTTGCAGATGCTGGGACCCATAATGTCCCACTGCATTCGCCAAAACATGCTTCAAACGAGGAACAAATTTCGCATACTCATGCTCATACGACCGTGGTCAATAGTTCGGTCGTTACGGTTATGGCAACAAAACTATCGGTCAATCCGCTGTTGTCAAAGACTGTTGTTAATACGTCATCCTTCtgtacaacaacagcaacttcCTTTTCGGAAACCGCTTCGAAAGCAGCCAATACGACGAGCACAATTAATACAACACCTACATCATCTAATGGGATCTCCATCAAACAAGAAATAGTTCCTGACGATGAAGTAAATGTTGTAGAATGTCCAAAAGATGTACCAGCTGTACAAAGAGGGGAACCAGTCCGTAACGGTAATTCCACGTCATCGGTATCATCGGATGTGACCAAGAGACAAGATATAGTTCCACCAGTTAGTACGGTTAATGTGTTAAAGCCTGTGCAGCAAACACCACCGGCAGTGTTGCCTATTAGTAGCACTACCATCGCCATGGTTACAAGTAATCAGCGGGCTAGAAAGTCGTTTCCGGGTGGTGCATCCAACGCCACCAAGCATGCATCAGCAAAACAAGCTACATCGTTGGTACACAATGTTACGCTTCCGGCATCAATAGCTGTACCGTTGGCATCACCATTGCTACAACAAACAGCTACCGTGTCGATCCCGAAGGAACTCGTTACTACTTCTCCTGAGGTTTCCTTAATTCCTTGTACAGATAATCGCAAAAGTGTTAGCAATGAGATTTCGAACGATACTGATGATGTACTGATTATCGAGGAAGAAATCAGCCCAGTCTCCGTACCATCCAAAGCTAAGAAAATCGGTGGGCTGCCTCCGCCACTGTTACCAAGACCACCAGAAACATCACTGTCCCTACCTTCCGACGATGACAGTATGATGGAATTAAATCGCACGATGCAATTATTTGATGACAGTTCGAACAGG GTCCTCGATCATATCCGCACAGTAATGGAAGACTTATTGAAAGATATGTCCGGAAACGGATCATCGTTGGCGGAGTTGGCTGCACTCAAATTAAATCACGAACGGCAACAAGAACTTTGGCTTCGTgagaaggaaaagcaacaGAACGCGTTCGACAGTCGACTGGCAGAGTTGCGCAATTCGCTCGAGCAAGAAAAACTCCGAGCTCTGAATGAGCAGCGACAACAGTTACTGCGCGACAAGCAGCGCGCAGTGCAAAGCGCAAAAATGAAGCAATGGTGCAAGAAATGTCTCAGCGAAGCGCACTACTATTGCTGTTGGAACACTTCGTACTGCAGTATCGAATGCCAGAAGAAACATTGGACGGAGCATCACAATGATTGTACGCAGGATCATGCAAAAAGTTCTCGCTCCGTTCACTGTAGTTCACCGGATACAAATTCGGTGGTTTCTTCTGATGGCAATAGTAGCAGTAACGCCACCAAAGCCCCTATACGTAATCGTTCTTGTTTGCAGGTCTCGACTGTTCCCTcagttggtggtggtgatacGAACAATCTGCTTAGTAAGAGATCTCCGAGCAATAGAGTGTTCCCTAGTGATATAACTTCCACAAGCACTCCGCTACCAAATCCTTCGGTACGCTTTATTCCCGGCACGTTGGCTGGCAGTGTAAGCTACAAAACGCCGGTAATACAGTCGGTGCACGGACGGGACGGAATGATTATAAATATACCGTCACATTCGCCACAGAATGGTAGCAATGTCACCTTAGGTGTAACTACGAACGTGACTACAAGTACACCGCAACAACTGATGCAGAAAAGAGCGGCTGCACGCGACAAATCGAACCAACTTACTCAGCAAAAAGCGGACAGTCGCAAGAAG GGATATTCACCGCGTAACACGTATGACATTACGTCGACACCTTACCAGAGCACAAACAACCTGCTAACATCGTCTCCCTCAACAAGCATACCATCGGCAGCGTCCACCTATGCCACAGTGATGCACGCAGATGCTGTTACTGTTAGCGGTGTGTCACCTAGCGTTTGGAATCAGATGGCAATACTACAATCGTCCGGTAGTCGTCAGTTGCATTCTGGCAGTTCATTCGTAACAGCAGGTGGTGCCTCTGTAGCTGTTGCTTTAGATGGGACCGAGAAAGGATATTTGCCGGTTGAATTGGGATTCAGACAAACCCATCCAACCGTTACTTCGCTTGCGcagcataaaaaaatggtacaacAGCAACCGTCATCACCATACATGCGACATCAACAATGA